One window of Acidobacteriaceae bacterium genomic DNA carries:
- a CDS encoding ATPase yields the protein MSRPTILCITTYEKGQAFLREVASLGCDIHLLTVHKLRDADWPRDILAGFHTIPEDLTPEQTLPYIANLMRHIPIARIVPLDEFDLETAALAREHLRLPGMGQTATRFFRDKLAMREAAARAGVSVPAFSSVANHDALYQFLQSTEGPWLLKPRWSASAIGIHKFQTVEEVWPILDRLGDAATNHLVERFLPGDIFHVEGITWNGRVLFAAPHKYGQPPFETMHSGGIFSTRALDRSSEEARALLKIHAATLAALGMQAGVTHSEFIRAHADGRFYFLETAARVGGAYIAEVVEHAAGINPWIEWASIEVALARGEEYQLPPIRPDYAGSLISLARQEWPDTSAYTDPEIVHRLSKLHHAGLILRSPDPTRIESLLRDYTTRFLTDFYARLDAPAKPTA from the coding sequence ATGTCGCGCCCCACCATCCTCTGCATCACCACCTACGAAAAAGGCCAGGCCTTCCTCCGCGAAGTCGCCAGCCTCGGCTGCGACATCCACCTCCTCACCGTCCACAAGCTCCGCGACGCCGACTGGCCCCGCGACATCCTCGCCGGCTTCCACACCATCCCCGAAGACCTCACGCCCGAACAAACCCTCCCGTACATCGCCAACCTCATGCGCCACATCCCCATCGCGCGCATCGTTCCGCTCGACGAATTCGATCTCGAGACCGCCGCCCTCGCCCGCGAGCACCTCCGCCTCCCCGGCATGGGCCAGACCGCCACCCGCTTCTTCCGCGACAAGCTTGCCATGCGCGAAGCCGCCGCCCGTGCCGGCGTCTCCGTCCCCGCCTTCTCCTCCGTTGCCAACCACGACGCCCTCTATCAATTCCTCCAATCCACCGAAGGTCCCTGGCTCCTCAAGCCGCGCTGGTCCGCCTCTGCCATCGGCATCCACAAATTCCAAACCGTCGAAGAAGTCTGGCCGATCCTCGATCGCCTCGGCGACGCCGCCACCAACCACCTGGTTGAGCGCTTCCTCCCCGGCGACATCTTCCACGTCGAAGGCATCACCTGGAACGGCCGCGTCCTGTTCGCCGCGCCGCACAAATACGGCCAGCCGCCCTTCGAAACCATGCACTCCGGCGGCATCTTTTCCACCCGCGCGCTCGACCGCTCCTCCGAAGAAGCCCGCGCCCTCCTCAAAATCCACGCCGCCACACTCGCCGCCCTCGGCATGCAGGCCGGCGTCACCCACTCCGAGTTCATCCGCGCTCACGCCGACGGCCGCTTCTACTTCCTCGAAACCGCCGCCCGCGTCGGCGGCGCCTACATCGCAGAAGTCGTCGAGCACGCAGCTGGAATTAATCCCTGGATCGAGTGGGCCAGCATCGAAGTCGCCCTCGCCCGCGGCGAAGAGTACCAACTCCCGCCCATCCGCCCCGACTACGCCGGCAGTCTCATCTCGCTCGCTCGCCAGGAGTGGCCCGACACCTCCGCCTACACCGACCCCGAGATCGTCCACCGCCTCTCGAAGCTCCACCACGCCGGCCTCATCCTCCGCTCGCCCGACCCCACCCGCATCGAATCCCTCCTCCGCGACTACACCACCCGCTTCCTCACCGACTTCTACGCCCGCCTCGACGCCCCTGCCAAACCCACCGCCTGA